The Aedes albopictus strain Foshan chromosome 2, AalbF5, whole genome shotgun sequence region cctctgaatcacgccgaaaatgatctgaagcatcttgaaatgtctaaaaaaaatcctcctaaaccaaaacccccaaaaacgcctccgtaacggctttgaaaccagcctaaaatgctctgagactcctgaaatgactccgaaatccccttaagacccactcggagcccatgtaacgcacatgagaccttcggaaacacccaaaaacgagcttgtaaccttcctttgctctcatctgtaaacaccccccggtcaccgttgcaatagttcctgtcattattaaatattcttatgcacaatattggttctgattagctttccctctttttatgcagggcataaaaaaaggtgcataaataagtgcataaaaaaaacatgcataaaaagaggttttagtgtactgaATTGAAGACCTTTTCTTTACAGTTCCTCTTTCGACGATTTTCGAAACAAAAAGCTACAGCAATGATTTCAACAATCTCTTTCTCTACTGGACAATGGGCCTTGAAACGAGTCGCTTCGGTTTGGAGAATACTAACGTGCAAACGTTTTTGAAACGGGATGACTTGCAGTTTGATTTGGTGATTTCGGAACAGTTTTTCCAGGAAAGTTGGCTCATGTTTGCCCACAAGTACAACGCCCCAATCGTCACAATAAGTACCTATGGATATTCTGACTTCATGGATCGTGCTATGGGAATCCTAACGCCGTGGTCGTATGTTCCACACATGTTGTTGGACTACGAAGATAATATGAACTTTTTCCAACGCGCATACAACGTGTTCCTGTCTACGCTAGACTACACCATCCGGGAATTCTACTACCTTCCGAAGCAAAACGATATCGCCAGAGAATTTTTCGTTGACATCGAACGCCAACGAGGCCCTTTGCCATCTGTGCAaagcctggagaaatccattTCGGTGATTCTCGTCAACAGTCATCCCACCTTGGCCAAGCCACGCCCCTCCATGGTAGGACTTGTAGACATCGCCGGTGCTCATATCCGACCACCCAAGCCACTCCCCGATGATCTTCAAAAGTTCATGGATGAAGCAAAGCATGGAGTGATTTACTTTTCACTAGGGGCGTATCTTCAGAGTTCACAAATACCAACCGAAAAGCGGAATGCTCTACTCAACGTGTTCTCGAGACTCAAACAACGCGTTGTGTGGAAGTTTGAAACGAACAACCTGGAAAATGTGCCAAGCAACGTTATGATTCGCAATTGGGCGCCACAAAATGATATTCTGGCTCACAAGAATGTGGTTCTCTTCATTTCCCATGGCGGCCAGTTCGGCACGTTTGAATCGATGTACCATGGCGTTCCGACACttttcatgccctttttcggCGATCAGCACCG contains the following coding sequences:
- the LOC109417081 gene encoding UDP-glucosyltransferase 2-like, giving the protein MRSIILVLALLLSAVHGYKVLFLVPFTGPSHWLMLKHFIRELTERGNEVTCITSFKFGDPIHNYTEVLIDPAYPIREKFPLSTIFETKSYSNDFNNLFLYWTMGLETSRFGLENTNVQTFLKRDDLQFDLVISEQFFQESWLMFAHKYNAPIVTISTYGYSDFMDRAMGILTPWSYVPHMLLDYEDNMNFFQRAYNVFLSTLDYTIREFYYLPKQNDIAREFFVDIERQRGPLPSVQSLEKSISVILVNSHPTLAKPRPSMVGLVDIAGAHIRPPKPLPDDLQKFMDEAKHGVIYFSLGAYLQSSQIPTEKRNALLNVFSRLKQRVVWKFETNNLENVPSNVMIRNWAPQNDILAHKNVVLFISHGGQFGTFESMYHGVPTLFMPFFGDQHRNALRAVRSGYAKKTMFVDITEETFAREISQMVDDKRYYNRAKEISTLFRDTLVNPMNESMFWMDYVVRHRGAVHLKSNAVNLSLVQYLLLDLLAAVAVSIAVLICAVKMCCCRKAKTSTGKQKKH